In one window of Pseudomonas sp. IAC-BECa141 DNA:
- a CDS encoding NAD(P)H-dependent oxidoreductase, producing the protein MGKRMLVILGHPSTDSFCGALSETYVQAAKDAGHEVRLMRLDALDFDPVLHEGYNKIQPLEPDLLQAQADITWAEHLTFVYPIWWGGIPALMKGFLDRIFLPGFAFKYREGKAFPDKLLKGRTAHLLVTMDTPYWYYKWFYRMPGLHQVRKTTLEFCGVKPIKTLTFGPMLGSKPEQRDVWLQQARASAAF; encoded by the coding sequence ATGGGCAAACGAATGCTCGTGATTCTGGGACACCCCTCCACCGACAGTTTTTGCGGAGCACTGAGTGAAACCTACGTTCAGGCGGCCAAGGACGCCGGGCATGAGGTGCGGTTGATGCGCCTGGATGCGCTGGATTTCGACCCGGTCCTGCACGAGGGTTACAACAAGATTCAGCCGCTGGAACCCGATCTGCTGCAGGCCCAGGCCGACATCACCTGGGCCGAGCACCTGACTTTCGTCTATCCGATCTGGTGGGGCGGGATTCCGGCGTTGATGAAAGGCTTTCTGGACCGCATCTTCCTGCCCGGTTTCGCGTTCAAGTACCGCGAAGGCAAAGCCTTCCCGGACAAACTGCTCAAAGGCCGCACCGCCCATTTGCTGGTGACCATGGACACGCCGTACTGGTACTACAAATGGTTCTACCGCATGCCGGGCCTGCACCAGGTGCGCAAGACCACGCTGGAGTTCTGCGGAGTCAAACCGATCAAGACCCTGACGTTCGGCCCCATGCTCGGCTCCAAACCGGAGCAGCGCGACGTGTGGCTGCAACAGGCGCGAGCCAGCGCCGCGTTCTGA
- a CDS encoding MurR/RpiR family transcriptional regulator, whose protein sequence is MDILYQIRARQDSFSAGEGRIARLMLDDVGFAASASLEELAQRAEVSTATLSRFARTVGCRDLRDLRLQLAQASGVGSRFLDPAGTPEQSAFYGQIVGDIETTLRQHLAAFDESRFADAVKLLGQARMIHAFGIGGCSTLCSDELQVRLVRLGYPIAVCHDAVMMRVTAASLSAEQVVIVCSLTGITPELLETVALARNYGARILAITRADSPLAELADIVLPLQGAETSFIYKPTAARYGMLLAIDVLATELALANPEDNQERLRRIKLALDEYRGGDDHLPLGD, encoded by the coding sequence ATGGACATCCTTTATCAGATCCGCGCCCGTCAGGATTCCTTCAGCGCCGGTGAAGGACGCATCGCCCGTCTGATGCTCGACGACGTAGGATTTGCCGCCTCCGCCAGCCTCGAAGAGCTGGCGCAGCGGGCCGAAGTCAGCACCGCCACACTGTCGCGCTTTGCCCGCACCGTCGGTTGCCGCGACCTGCGTGATCTGCGTCTGCAACTGGCCCAGGCCAGCGGCGTCGGCAGCCGTTTCCTCGATCCGGCGGGCACGCCCGAGCAGTCGGCGTTTTACGGGCAGATCGTCGGCGATATCGAAACCACCCTGCGCCAGCATCTGGCGGCGTTCGATGAATCGCGCTTCGCCGATGCGGTGAAACTGCTGGGCCAGGCGCGGATGATCCACGCCTTCGGCATCGGCGGTTGCTCGACCCTGTGCAGCGATGAGTTGCAAGTGCGGCTGGTGCGTCTCGGCTATCCGATTGCGGTGTGCCACGACGCGGTGATGATGCGCGTCACCGCCGCCAGCCTCAGCGCCGAGCAGGTGGTAATCGTCTGTTCGCTGACCGGCATCACCCCGGAATTGCTGGAGACCGTGGCGCTGGCGCGCAACTACGGCGCCCGGATTCTCGCCATCACCCGCGCCGACTCGCCGCTGGCGGAACTGGCCGATATCGTCCTGCCGCTGCAAGGCGCCGAGACCTCGTTCATCTACAAACCGACGGCGGCACGCTACGGCATGCTGCTCGCCATCGACGTGCTGGCCACCGAGCTGGCGCTGGCCAATCCAGAAGACAATCAAGAACGTCTGCGGCGGATCAAACTCGCCCTCGACGAATACCGTGGCGGCGACGATCACCTGCCGCTGGGAGACTGA
- a CDS encoding sulfite exporter TauE/SafE family protein, with amino-acid sequence MNALADFYQNLGLALSLLVMATFVVAGMIKGVIGLGLPTVAMGLLGLAMAPAQAAALLIIPATLTNVWQLAFGGHLQGLVKRLWPMLLAISLGTAIGTLWIGMAGGHWVVRGLGAALLLYALSGLFLPTLSVSRRHETWLGTLCGVITGVITSATGVFVIPAVPYMQALGLSRDELVQALGLSFTISTLALAGGLLWRGSLGGAELSASLLALFPAMLGMLLGQWLRQRISAVLFKRVFFIGLGALGAHLLISG; translated from the coding sequence ATGAACGCACTCGCAGATTTCTATCAGAACCTCGGTCTGGCCCTGTCATTGCTGGTGATGGCGACCTTCGTCGTCGCCGGCATGATCAAGGGTGTGATCGGTCTCGGCCTGCCCACCGTCGCCATGGGCCTGCTCGGTCTGGCTATGGCGCCAGCGCAGGCTGCGGCGTTGCTGATCATTCCGGCGACCCTCACCAACGTCTGGCAACTGGCGTTCGGCGGGCATTTGCAGGGGCTGGTGAAACGCTTGTGGCCGATGCTGCTGGCGATCTCTCTCGGCACGGCCATCGGCACCTTGTGGATCGGCATGGCCGGCGGGCATTGGGTGGTGCGCGGGTTGGGCGCGGCGTTGTTGCTCTATGCGCTGAGCGGATTGTTCCTGCCGACGCTGAGTGTCAGTCGCCGCCATGAAACGTGGCTGGGAACGCTGTGTGGCGTGATCACTGGCGTCATCACTTCGGCCACCGGCGTGTTCGTGATTCCCGCCGTGCCGTACATGCAGGCCCTGGGCTTGAGCCGCGATGAACTGGTGCAGGCGCTGGGCCTGTCCTTCACGATTTCGACCCTGGCGCTGGCCGGCGGATTGCTCTGGCGCGGGTCGCTCGGCGGCGCGGAATTGAGTGCTTCGCTGCTGGCGCTGTTCCCTGCCATGCTCGGTATGCTGCTCGGCCAATGGCTGCGCCAGCGCATCAGTGCGGTGCTGTTCAAGCGGGTGTTCTTCATCGGTCTGGGCGCGCTCGGCGCCCATCTGCTGATCAGCGGCTAG
- a CDS encoding LysR substrate-binding domain-containing protein, protein MKARSDELQIFVCVIECGSISAAAEQVGQTPSAVSRTLSRLEAKLDTTLINRTTRRMDLTEEGKYFFEQAKLILDQMDQLEERLSSRQQTPSGRLRINAASPFMLHAIVPYIDEFRRLYPDIQLELNSNDLIIDLLEQSTDVAIRIGPLADSTLHARSLGCSPLLIVASPAYLEKHGAPIEVADLSDHTLLGFTQNEGLNQWPLRYVHGDRWPITPAISASSGETVRHLALEGQGIACLSHYMTIDDIRAGRLKMLLAEFNSGYRQPINAVYYRNSQLALRIQCFLDFIQSKLAAYASADFKG, encoded by the coding sequence GTGAAAGCCAGATCCGATGAGTTGCAGATTTTCGTCTGCGTGATCGAGTGCGGTTCGATCTCCGCCGCTGCCGAGCAGGTCGGGCAGACACCGTCGGCGGTCAGCCGCACGCTGTCGCGGCTGGAAGCCAAGCTCGACACCACGCTGATCAACCGCACCACACGGCGCATGGACCTGACCGAGGAGGGCAAGTATTTCTTCGAACAGGCCAAGCTGATCCTCGACCAGATGGATCAACTCGAAGAACGTCTTTCTTCGCGCCAGCAAACCCCGTCAGGACGACTGCGCATCAACGCCGCGTCGCCGTTCATGCTCCACGCCATCGTGCCGTACATCGACGAATTCCGTCGGTTGTACCCGGACATCCAGCTCGAACTCAACAGCAATGACCTGATCATTGACCTTCTGGAACAAAGCACCGACGTTGCCATCCGCATCGGCCCCCTTGCCGATTCGACATTGCATGCGCGGTCGCTGGGTTGCAGTCCGCTGTTGATCGTCGCCAGTCCCGCGTATCTGGAAAAACACGGCGCGCCGATCGAAGTGGCCGACCTGAGCGACCACACCTTGCTCGGTTTCACCCAGAACGAAGGCCTCAACCAGTGGCCGTTGCGTTACGTGCACGGCGATCGCTGGCCGATTACCCCGGCGATCAGCGCCTCCAGCGGCGAGACGGTTCGGCATCTGGCGCTGGAGGGCCAGGGCATTGCCTGCCTTTCGCATTACATGACCATCGACGACATCCGCGCCGGGCGCCTCAAGATGTTGCTGGCGGAATTCAACAGCGGTTATCGCCAGCCGATCAACGCGGTGTACTACCGCAACTCGCAATTGGCGCTGCGCATCCAGTGCTTCCTGGACTTTATCCAGAGCAAACTGGCGGCTTACGCCAGCGCCGATTTCAAAGGCTGA
- a CDS encoding NAD(P)H-dependent oxidoreductase, which translates to MKKVLLLNGGKKFAHSDGRYNTTLHEAALSVLDRGGVDVKTTFIDEGYDIAEEVAKFLWADVIIYQMPGWWMGAPWTVKKYIDEVFTEGHGSLYASDGRTRSDASQKYGSGGLIQGKQYMLSLTWNAPQQAFDDPTDFFEAKGVDAVYFPFHKANEFLGMTGLPTFLCVDVMKRPNIEADVARYEQHLTEVFGLKA; encoded by the coding sequence ATGAAAAAAGTGCTGTTGCTCAATGGCGGTAAAAAATTTGCTCACTCCGACGGTCGCTACAACACCACCCTGCACGAAGCGGCGCTGAGCGTGCTGGATCGCGGCGGTGTCGACGTCAAGACCACCTTCATCGACGAGGGTTACGACATCGCTGAAGAAGTCGCCAAATTCCTCTGGGCCGACGTGATCATTTATCAGATGCCGGGCTGGTGGATGGGCGCGCCGTGGACCGTGAAAAAGTACATCGACGAAGTCTTCACCGAAGGTCACGGCAGCCTCTATGCCAGCGATGGTCGCACCCGTTCCGACGCGTCGCAGAAGTACGGCAGCGGCGGTCTGATCCAGGGCAAGCAGTACATGCTGTCGCTGACCTGGAACGCACCGCAGCAGGCGTTCGATGACCCGACCGACTTCTTCGAAGCCAAAGGCGTGGACGCCGTGTACTTCCCGTTCCACAAGGCCAACGAGTTTCTTGGCATGACCGGCCTGCCGACCTTCCTCTGCGTGGACGTGATGAAACGCCCGAACATTGAAGCGGATGTGGCGCGTTACGAGCAGCATCTGACCGAGGTGTTTGGCCTCAAGGCCTGA
- a CDS encoding putative quinol monooxygenase: protein MSERQGFILHAKTRPEKAEAFEAFFRAYVEPSRAEPGCIEYHMLRDKEDPSLFIFYEIWESQAHLDVHSNLPHMQQFLANRMEYLERDFDIRPIEMLSASSASR from the coding sequence ATGAGCGAACGCCAGGGTTTCATCCTGCACGCCAAGACCCGCCCGGAAAAAGCCGAGGCCTTCGAAGCGTTTTTCCGCGCTTACGTCGAGCCGAGCCGCGCCGAACCTGGCTGCATCGAGTACCACATGCTGCGCGACAAGGAAGACCCGAGCCTGTTCATCTTCTACGAGATCTGGGAAAGCCAGGCGCATCTGGACGTGCACTCGAACCTGCCGCACATGCAGCAGTTTCTCGCCAATCGCATGGAGTATCTGGAGCGGGATTTCGATATCCGCCCGATCGAAATGCTCAGCGCGTCGTCCGCTAGCCGCTGA
- a CDS encoding GntP family permease, whose product MTPSFGYWLLVYAAVAIIALIVLIARYRLNPFIVITLISIGLALVAGMPPSGVVGAYEAGVGKTLGHIALVVALGTMLGKMMAESGGAEQMARTLIERFGEKNAHWAMVCIAFLVGLPLFFEVGFVLLVPIAFTVARRVGVSILMVGLPMVAGLSVVHALVPPHPAAMLAVQAYQASVGQTLLYAIAIGIPTAIIAGPLYAKFIVPRIQLPADNPLEKQFLEREPRDSLPGFGITMATILLPVVLMLIGGWANLISTPGSGFNQFLLFIGNSVIALLLATLLSFWTLGIAQGFNRESILKFTNECLAPTASITLLVGAGGGLNRILVDAGVTDQIVGLAHEFHLSPLIMGWLFAALMRIATGSATVAMTTASGVVAPVAIGLGYPHPELLVLATGAGSVIFSHVNDGGFWLIKEYFNMTVAQTFKTWTVLETLISVVAFALTVGLSYLL is encoded by the coding sequence ATGACACCGTCCTTCGGCTATTGGCTGCTGGTGTACGCCGCCGTTGCCATCATCGCCCTGATCGTTCTGATCGCCCGTTACCGGCTCAATCCGTTCATTGTCATCACCCTGATTTCCATCGGCCTGGCGCTGGTGGCGGGGATGCCGCCGTCCGGCGTGGTGGGGGCGTATGAGGCCGGGGTGGGCAAGACGCTGGGGCATATTGCGCTGGTGGTGGCGCTGGGGACGATGCTCGGCAAGATGATGGCCGAGTCCGGTGGCGCCGAGCAGATGGCGCGCACGTTGATCGAACGCTTTGGCGAAAAGAACGCACACTGGGCGATGGTGTGCATCGCGTTTCTGGTGGGTCTGCCGCTGTTTTTCGAAGTCGGTTTCGTGTTGCTGGTGCCGATTGCCTTTACTGTGGCGCGGCGGGTCGGCGTGTCGATCCTGATGGTCGGTTTGCCGATGGTTGCCGGTCTTTCCGTGGTGCATGCGCTGGTGCCGCCGCACCCGGCGGCGATGCTGGCGGTGCAGGCCTATCAGGCGTCGGTCGGGCAGACCTTGCTGTACGCGATTGCCATCGGCATTCCGACGGCGATCATTGCCGGTCCCCTGTACGCCAAATTCATCGTGCCGCGCATTCAGTTGCCGGCGGATAACCCGCTGGAAAAACAATTCCTCGAACGCGAGCCCCGCGACAGCCTGCCGGGTTTCGGCATCACCATGGCGACCATTCTGTTGCCGGTGGTGCTGATGCTGATCGGCGGCTGGGCCAATCTGATTTCCACGCCGGGCAGCGGCTTCAATCAGTTCCTGCTGTTCATCGGCAACTCGGTGATCGCGCTGTTGCTGGCGACGCTGTTGAGTTTCTGGACGCTCGGCATTGCACAGGGCTTCAACCGGGAATCGATCCTCAAATTCACCAACGAATGCCTGGCACCGACCGCCAGCATCACCTTGCTGGTGGGCGCCGGTGGCGGTCTGAACCGGATTCTCGTGGACGCCGGCGTTACCGATCAGATCGTCGGCCTGGCTCACGAATTTCACCTGTCGCCGCTGATCATGGGCTGGTTGTTCGCCGCGCTGATGCGCATCGCCACCGGTTCGGCCACCGTTGCGATGACCACGGCTTCCGGCGTGGTCGCGCCAGTGGCCATCGGTCTGGGTTATCCACACCCGGAACTGCTGGTGCTGGCGACCGGTGCGGGCTCGGTTATCTTTTCCCACGTCAACGACGGCGGCTTCTGGTTGATCAAGGAATACTTCAACATGACGGTGGCCCAGACGTTCAAGACCTGGACGGTGCTGGAAACCCTGATCTCGGTAGTCGCTTTCGCCCTGACCGTCGGTCTTTCTTACCTGCTGTAG
- a CDS encoding NAD-dependent epimerase/dehydratase family protein, with product MNVFVTGAAGFIGGSIATGLVQAGHSVTGLVRSAEQANELKALGITPVIGTLDDKALLAEQARAADAVINAASSDHRGAVEALLDALRGSNKVFLHTSGSSIVGDASGGKSSDVIYFEDNLPEPTVDKAARVAIDNLILAAAKDGVNSAVICNTLIYGHSLGVNRDSVQLPRLLKQARKSGVVRHVGSGQNIWSNVHIEDVVSLYLLALTKNVPGTFYFVESGEASFIDMTTAMAEALNLGQPQDWPLKDAEAEWGYEMANYGLGSNSRVRGKHARELLGWVPKRTSVVEWIRNEMV from the coding sequence ATGAACGTATTCGTCACTGGCGCTGCCGGTTTTATCGGCGGCTCCATCGCCACCGGTCTGGTCCAGGCCGGCCACAGCGTCACCGGTCTTGTGCGCAGCGCCGAACAGGCCAATGAGCTGAAAGCACTGGGCATCACCCCGGTGATCGGCACCCTCGACGACAAGGCACTGCTGGCCGAACAGGCCCGCGCCGCCGACGCCGTGATCAACGCCGCCAGCAGCGACCATCGCGGCGCGGTCGAAGCCTTGCTCGATGCCCTGCGCGGTTCGAACAAAGTGTTCCTGCACACCAGCGGTTCGAGCATCGTCGGCGATGCCTCGGGCGGCAAATCCAGCGACGTCATCTACTTCGAAGACAACCTGCCGGAGCCGACCGTCGACAAGGCCGCACGGGTGGCCATCGACAACCTGATCCTCGCGGCAGCGAAGGACGGCGTGAACTCGGCCGTCATCTGCAACACTCTGATCTACGGCCACAGCCTGGGCGTCAATCGCGACAGCGTGCAACTGCCGCGTCTGCTGAAACAGGCACGCAAAAGCGGCGTGGTGCGTCACGTCGGCAGCGGTCAGAACATCTGGTCCAACGTGCACATCGAAGACGTGGTGTCGCTGTACCTGCTGGCCCTGACCAAAAACGTCCCGGGCACCTTCTACTTCGTCGAAAGCGGCGAAGCGTCGTTCATCGACATGACCACCGCCATGGCCGAAGCCTTGAATCTGGGCCAGCCACAAGACTGGCCGCTCAAAGACGCTGAAGCCGAGTGGGGCTATGAAATGGCCAACTACGGCCTCGGCTCCAACAGCCGCGTACGCGGCAAACACGCCCGCGAACTGCTCGGCTGGGTGCCGAAGCGCACGTCGGTGGTTGAATGGATTCGTAACGAAATGGTGTGA
- a CDS encoding LysR substrate-binding domain-containing protein has protein sequence MHFDLTDLRLYLHILDSGNITAGAARSHLSLAAASARIRAMEASLGTEFLERGRRGVTPTPAGKALAQHARLLLQQAERMQQDLNEYARGVKGQVRLLCNTTAISEYLPEVLADFLREHPNLDIDLQELPSARITHALRQGAADLGIVSDAVDTHDLQTRVFRDDPLVLLVPPGHALAERLSLTFAETLAHDYVALGADSALAIHLEEQALHIGQRMAIRIRADGFDGLMRMVVRGAGLAIVPKVAVERWPRTNALACVPLDDAWARRTLHLCSRNFAHLPAYTQALLDALTP, from the coding sequence ATGCACTTCGACCTCACCGACCTGCGCCTGTACCTGCACATTCTCGACAGCGGCAACATCACCGCCGGCGCCGCCCGCAGTCATCTGTCGCTGGCAGCGGCCAGTGCGCGGATCCGGGCGATGGAAGCTTCGTTGGGCACCGAGTTTCTCGAGCGCGGGCGGCGCGGAGTTACACCGACGCCGGCCGGCAAGGCCCTGGCGCAACATGCGCGACTCCTGTTGCAACAGGCCGAGCGCATGCAGCAGGACTTGAACGAATACGCCCGGGGTGTGAAAGGCCAGGTGCGTTTGCTGTGCAACACCACGGCCATCAGCGAATACCTGCCGGAAGTGCTGGCGGATTTCCTGCGCGAACATCCCAACCTCGACATCGACTTGCAGGAACTGCCCAGCGCCCGCATCACTCACGCCTTGCGCCAGGGAGCAGCAGACCTTGGCATTGTCTCCGACGCCGTGGACACCCACGACTTGCAGACCCGGGTCTTTCGCGACGACCCGCTGGTACTGCTCGTGCCGCCGGGTCATGCGCTGGCAGAGCGTCTCTCGCTGACCTTTGCCGAAACCCTGGCCCATGACTACGTGGCGCTGGGTGCCGACAGTGCCCTGGCGATTCATCTGGAAGAACAGGCGCTGCACATCGGCCAGCGCATGGCGATCCGCATCCGCGCCGATGGCTTCGATGGGCTCATGCGCATGGTCGTGCGCGGGGCAGGCCTGGCAATCGTGCCCAAAGTGGCGGTTGAGCGCTGGCCCCGGACGAACGCATTGGCCTGCGTGCCGCTGGACGATGCCTGGGCCAGACGGACACTGCATCTGTGTTCAAGAAATTTCGCCCATCTGCCGGCCTACACCCAAGCCTTGCTTGATGCTCTGACGCCTTGA